Genomic segment of Mucilaginibacter sabulilitoris:
GGGAGTATGACAGCAACCGACCCCGATAATGACCCCATAACATTTGAATGGACAGTTGTTAAAGAATCGGCACAAATTTCAACTAACCCCGCAATTGCCGGTACATTTCCTGGTGTTGCCAACACTATTGTTCAGGTTACCGGAAATCAGGTTGTAATAAAAGCTCCTGCGGCGGGTAAATACAGGCTTTATGGTTTTGCAAAAGATAACCATAATCATATAGCAAGTGCAGTTGTCCCATTTCAGGTTTTATAACTAACAGACAATGTTTAGCAAAAAGTATAAGTTGACCGTAATATTAATGCTCGTGATGCCTGTTTTATACGCGCAGCCGCATTATGATATTTGTATCTACGGAGGCACATCAGCCGGTGTTGTAGCTGCTTATGTTGCAAAAAAAGCAGGAAAATCTGTCATTATCATCGAAAGCGGAAAACACTTGGGCGGTCTGAGTTCCGGAGGTTTGGGATACACCGATATCGGAAATAAATACGTAGTTACCGGAATAGCAAAGGATTTTTATCGCAGGGTTGGTAATCACTATGGAAAATTTGAGCAATGGATATTTGAACCCCATGTGGCAGAGGATATTTTCAAAGCGTACATCGCTGGGGCTAAAATTGATGTTTATTATGAATATCGTCTGCTTTCTGTAAACAAAACAGGTAATGAAATAAAAAGCATTGTTGTTGAACCATCAATTGCAGGCCGGGATCTACCCCATAAGGTGATCTCGGCCAGTCAATTTATTGATTGCAGTTACGAGGGCGACCTCATGGCTAAGGCCGGGGTTTCTTATACTGTTGGGCGGGAAGCTAATTCCATGTACAAGGAAACTTACAATGGGGTGCAATTATTAAAAGGTCATCAGTTCCCTGATTTCATTGACCCTTATCGCATCAAAGCTGAACCTGCCAGTGGGCTAATATGGGGGATTAGCCAGGGTAAACTGGCTTCGCAGGGTTCTGGCGATGATAAAGTCCAGGCATATAATTATCGTATTTGCCTTACTAATAATGCCGCTAATCTTATACCTGTAAAAAGGCCCGAAGGCTATGACAGCACACGTTATGAATTGCTGGCAAGATTGATTGAAGCTCAACCAGGTAAACGGACCTTAAATGATTATTTTATCTGGAGTTTGATGCCAAATCAAAAAACGGATATCAATAACAGAAATGGTTTTTCGACGGATATGATTGGTAATAACTATACGTATCCTGAAGGGAGCTACCTTTTAAGGGCGAAATATATTGCAGATCTAACTGAATATACCAAAGGCCTGCTTTACTTTTTTGGACATGACAGCAGGGTTCCGATAGCATTGAGAACGCAAATGTTGCAATGGGGGTATCCCAAAGACGAGTTTTTGGATAATGATCACTGGTCTCACCAACCTTACATACGCGAAGCCAGAAGGATGCTGGGTAAATATGTGATGACCCAGGCCAACTGTGTAGGAAAGGAAAAAGCGCTGGATGGAATAGCAATGGCAGCATACACCATGGATTCGCATAATTGTGACCGTTTAGTTGTGAATGGAATGGTTAAGAATGAGGGCAATGTCGAGGTCGGAGATTTTCCTCCTTACCCAATCGCTTATCGGGCTTTAGTACCAAAGGATAACGAATGCAAAAATTTGATAGTGCCGGTTTGCTTGTCAGCGAGCCATATCGCTTATGGCTCTATTCGTATGGAGCCTGTTTTTATGGTTTTGGGTCAGGTGGCCGCAACCGCTGCAAGTATAGCAATTGATGAAAAAATCGCTGTACAAAAAGTTAGTTACCTGAAAATTAACAGCAAAATAAAAAACGATCTGCTGTTAGACGGGCGTGAGCCCGAACAAATTGTTGATAATCAGAGCAAAAATGTGGTTATAAACGGTAACTGGAAAACCAAAGCAGGTGAAGCCTACGGCCCGGATATGTTATACCTTGATAGTCACGGAAAAAGTGATGAAACAATAAGATTTTATCCTCAAAAAATCCGGCGTGGCAAGTATCAGCTGTACTGTTATTACCCGGCATTATCCTTGGCTGCTGATACCATTGCGATAAAGATTTTTGATGGCAGGGCGCTTCACCGGGAGGTATTGCTCAAGTCAAAAATCAGAATTGAAGGGCAAACAGCAGGTGAGTGGGTACCAATAGGTACTTATCTGTTTTCGGGTAAGCTTAAACCTTATGTGGAAATTGATAACACCGGTTCGGCAGGTTTAATCCCGGCTGACGCAATATTATTTAAACCTTACAAAAAATGAAGAGCTATGGTGCTGGTACCACCTCTAACTATCTCCGGTTTACAGAAAAATAATTGAAATAATCTACTCATCTTCAAATGATAAAAAATAATAAAATAATGGCAGCGGTCATCGTTGCATCCCTGGGTTACTTTGTTGATATTTATGATCTGCTCTTATTCAGTATTGTTCGTATCCCAAGTCTGCAATCTCTGCATTTAACCGGTGCAAAACTTACCGATACCGGGCTGTTGTTGCTAAACCTGCAAATGGCAGGCATGTTGGCCGGTGGTATATTCTGGGGTATATTGGGTGATAAAAAAGGCCGGTTATCCGTACTGTTCGGCTCAATATGCATTTATTCCGTAGCGAATATTGCCAATGGCTTTGTTGACTCAGTAACAGGTTACGCCTTATGGCGTTTTGTTGCAGGAGTAGGCCTTGCCGGTGAACTCGGTGCAGGGATAACACTTGTTGCAGAATTGATGCCTAAAGAAAAGCGCGGTTATGCAACCACCGTTATTGCTTCAGTTGGTGTAAGCGGGGCAATTGCTGCTTACGTAATTGCTCAATACTTTAGCTGGAGGATATCTTTTTTTATTGGCGGCGGCCTGGGCCTTTTACTGCTCCTGTTACGGATTGGTGTATCAGAGTCGGGCGTTTTCGATGCAGCCAGGGAAGTAGCTAACAGGGGTAATATCTGGTTACTGTTCAATAACGGGAAACGTTTCAGAAAATATCTCAGTTGTATTTTAATAGGGGTTCCTTTGTGGTTTGTTGTTGGTGTGTTGATCACGCTATCTCCGGAATTTTCTAAAGTACTCCAGGTAAAAGGGACGGTGAACGCGGGCGCATCCGTTGCCTGGTGTTACGGAGGGCTCGTTGTTGGTGATATTGTGAGCGGTATCCTGAGTCAGCTGCTTAAGAGTCGGGTAAAAGTAGTGTATATATTTTTGAGCATAACTGTTGTTGCTTTAATTATCTTCTTCCAACTAAATGGGGTAAGTGTGCAGCTGTTTTATATGACCTGCGGTGTACTGGGCTTTTCTGTAGGCTATTGGGTTATTTTTATGACTATTGCGACTGAGCAGTTTGGCACCAACATTCGGGCAACAGTAACCACAACAGTCCCCAATTTTGTTCGCGGTGCGGTAGTGCCAATGTCGTTCTTATTTCAATTACTAACCTCATATTTTAAAGGATCAATCATAATAGCAGGAGAATTGCTGGCGATGCTATGCCTTTCGTTAGCTATTTTGTCACTGCGTAAGATGAAGGAAACCTTTGGTAAAGACCTTGATTTCCAGGAAACAGACAAATCCATTAAACCATCACAGGACGGTCGCACGCCATTGGCAGTCGTTAACGATAGGAACACGTATTAATGATAAAAGCAACAATGAATGACAAAGCTTTAGTCGTCAACCTGCTCAGCCGGGCCTTTGATGCTAATCAGAGCGTGAATTATATTATCCGGCAGGATGCTAAGAGAGCGCGCAATATCAGGATCTTAATGCAGTATTCCTTCGAGGTATGCAGCCGGTTTGGTGACATATGGTTATCCGACGACTGCAAAGCTTGCGCCCTGGTACTCTATCCACACCTCAAACGGACAACCCTCACATCTCTTTGGTTAGATTTACAATTGATTTTCAAAGCCATTGACATCAGGAACATTGAGAAAATGCTGGAAAGGGAGTTCATGATCAAAAGCCGGCGGCCTAAAGAACCTATGGCCTACCTCTGGTTTATCGGGGTAGAACCGGATGAACAACGCAAGGGCATAGGAAGCTGGCTGTTGCAGCAAATATTTGTCGAGGCCGGTAAAAAGAATTTGCCTGTTTACCTGGAAACATCCGTACAGGTCAATTTGCCCTGGTATGAACGCTTTGGCTTTGAGGTTTACAACCGTCTGTTTTTGGGATATATGCTGTATTTCTTTAAACGCGAACCGGCTAAATAAGCTGGTGTTGGAATGAGTGCACGGATTTTACAATTAAAGGGATAACCACCACACACACAGTGTTTTGTCAATTTACCTCATGTGTACTAAACCAATGATTGGTTTATCGGGCGTTGGTATTAATGACATTCATCACATGATTAACGATCACATCGCAGCGCACCAGGTTAAACTCATAAAGCTGGGTTGGTTTCCAATAAGCATTCAGTTCGGTGCGAAGCATTTCCTTTGCCCTTGTAAGCCGTATTTTTACATTTGATTCTCCCAGGTTTAAAACCTCCATGGTTTCGGTTGTACTCATTCCCTGCACTTCACGCATCACAAATACCATTCTGTATTTCTCCGGCAGGGTAGATACCGCCTTTTGCAATGCGTTTTTTAATTCTTTGTTCATCAGATCGTCCAGTGGCGTTTGCCTGTGATAATCATTGTAATTATTTTCCATCAGCGCTTTTTGCAATCTTAATTTTCTCTTTTTGTGCAGTAAACTCTCATTGATCAATATGCGGGTAAGCCATGTACTAAAACTCGATTGGTGTTTGAAATTTGATAATTGACGGTACGCGTTCAGGTAAGCGATCTGCATAATATCTTCGGCCTCTTTGTCATCGTTAACAATAGCCATACTGATCCTGTACAAACGAAGATTGAATTTGCGCATCAGGTTTTCGTACAAATGCTGCTCTCCGTTAACTATTCGGGCCACTATTTCTTCATCACTTAAGGCACTAATAATGATGTCACTCACTCGGGTCATAAAACAAATTTATTATTAATAGAGTACTCAAAATTTAAAGGGTTACAAATTCGGGCGAATTATATTTTGTAACCCTTTTTTTCGTCGCGATCTCTAATGAGTATAAAATTCAAAACATCATGGAAGATCAAACTAAAAAAGTCAAAGACATTCAAACGCTGCTAAAATTCACTTACGGGTTGATACCCATTGTTGCCGGTGCCGACAAATTTACCGACCTGCTAACCGATTGGGAGCATTACCTTAACCCCTCGCTAAAAGCCATGCTGCCATTTGACGGCCATATATTTATGATGATAGTAGGCGTTATTGAGATAGTTGCCGGCGTGCTCGTATTCCTGAACCCGCAAAAAGGCGCTTACCTGGTATGCGCATGGCTGGTATTAATTGCTTTAAGTTTATTAACAAGCGGAAATTATTTTGATGTAGCCGTTCGCGATCTGGCTATGGCTATCGGTGCTTTCACACTCGCAAAACTATCAACAATCACTAACCTTAAATCAGCCATCTAAGCATAATAACCCAACTGATAGTTTGTCGGTTGGGTTAAACAGTAGCCTAAATTTAAGAAATTTCAGATTAAATAAAATATATCTTCAGGCTGTTGACATAGGGTTGTCATTAGCCCGTGGTTTCTTTGTTGTATAAAAAATCAACAACAATTAAAACCATGGAAACAAACGCAATTCACCAGCAAGCAACACAAGGCCTTGAACCAATTATTTCACCAGAAGCTTTAGTAGAGCACTGGCAGGGTCATCGCAGGTTAACCCGCAAAACAATTGAGGCTTTTCCCGAAGATAAATTATTCAGTTATTCAGTAGGAGGTATGCGCCCAATGGCCGGCCTTGCCTTAGAAATAATGGACATCAGCGAAGATGGCATCACCGGTATAGCAACCGGCGAATGGAAACCGGTTGCAGAGCTTGACCATGCAACAGAGAAAGTAAAGTTCAACTCTAAAACAGAGCTTTTGGATCACTGGGATCAAATTACCGTGCAAATTAACCAGGTATGGCACCAGATTCCGCAACAGCGTTTTCAGGAAGTAGATCTGGCTTTTGGCGCCTACGAAGGTAAGATCATCGATCTGCTGCTTTACTTTATCGATAACGAAATCCATCACCGTGCCCAGGGCTATGTTTACCTCCGCACATTGGGTATTGAGCCGCCCGCATTTTGGAACAGATTTTAAACATAAGTTACTTTTTATTAAGAGCAGGTTTGCAAAAGCAAGCCTGCTCTGCTGTTTCAAATAAAAACCATAATTTTGGCGGCTTATATAATATTCAATAAATAAATTGTATTCAAAAGACGAGGCTTCACAAATACGACAGGCTTTCTGGACAACTTTCGGGCAATATATAGCCCCGCAATTATCTGCCGATGGTCTGAAAATAAACTGGATAAACTATAAAACCGGTTTAAAGCACCTAAGCTTCAAAATGCAGGCCGATAACCGTTCGGCTTATATAGCCATAGAAATAGCCCATCCCGATACTGGCATGCAAGAGTTAATGTTTCAGCAATTTCAGGAACTGCAAACCATGCTGCATACTTATTTGAATGAAGAATGGGAATGGCAGCTGCACACCACCGATGAAAACCACAAAACCGTGAGCCGCGTCATCAGGATATTGCCGGCCACAAGCATATTTAACAAAAACGACTGGCCCGCGCTTATTTCCTTTTTTAAACCACGCATCATAGCGCTCGATGAGTTCTGGAGCGTTGCTCAGTATAGATTCGAAATGTTTAAATAATAGATGTGCAGGTGTGCAGATTTCAAATGTGCAGATTATTTAAAAATTTCTTTCATCTGCATACCCGCACATTTGAAATCCTCACATCTAAATCTGCACATTTTATTAGCTTTGGCTAAATGAAAACTTTAGGACTAATAGGCGGCATCAGCTGGGTTTCAACTGCCGAATACTACAAATTGATAAACGAAGGCATCAACCAGCAATTGGGTGGCCTTAACTTTGTCCAATGTATTATTTACTCCTTCAATTATGCCGACATTGTGCGTAATAACGAGAGCAATAACTGGGAGTCGACGTTAAACATGATCACCCAGGCCAGCTTGAACTTAAAACAAAGCGGAGCAGAGGCTATTGTGCTTTGCGCCAATACCATGCACAAAATAGCCGATGAACTGGAGCAGAACATTCAGCTGCCTGTGATACATATCGCTACCGAAACTGCACACGAAATTGAGCGCAAAGGCCTCAAAACAGTTGGACTGCTGGGTACAAAATTCACCATGGAGTTTGATTTTTTTAAAGATAAGCTGGTGCAGCACGGCATTAAAACCCTTATCCCGGGCGATGACGACCGTAAGTTTATACATCATACTATTGCTGATGAATTAGGCAAAGGCATATTTAAACCCGAAACCAAGGCGCGTTACCTGTCAATTATTGATGAGCTGGTTGCTGCCGGGGCCGAAGGGATAATATTGGGCTGCACAGAAATTCCTTTACTCATCAGCAGTCAGGATACGCTGGTTACCTTGTTTGATACGGTACTTATACATTCCAACGCGGCAATTAAATTCGCCCTCGGCAATTAAAATATAAGTACCTGAGCTAAACTTCTACATATCGTATCAATTAATCGTCCATTTGACGCTTTTTGTAAAAGCCTGCTTTTTTTAACCGGAAAATACAAATATTTACGTGCTTAAATTACATCTTGTATTAACCATTTATAACAAACATGAAAAGGTTTCCGTTAGTTGCCGGCATGATGCTTGCCGGTCTTTTTGCGAGGGCACAAGCCACTAAAGCGCCGGCTTATCCGCTTATTACGCATAATCCTTATTTTAGTATCTGGTCGTTTTCTGATGATCTGGCCGAATCAACAACCCGGCACTGGACAGGTAAGGATCAATCTTTATTAGGCCTTATTAAGGTGGATGGTACCGTTTACCGTTTTATGGGCAAGGAATCAGCCGAATATAAAACCGTGCTGGCCGCAGCTAATGAAACCCCATATACTTGTAAATATACCGAAGCTGACCCGGGAAAAGACTGGGCCGATGCCAAGTTTGATGACAGCGCCTGGAAAACCGGTACCGCGCCATTCAGCAATGAAAAAGCCGCCGCTAAAACCTTATGGACAAGCCGCGACATTTGGGTGCGCAGAACTTTTACTATTGATGAGCTTAACTTCAATAAACTATCGCTAAGGCTGCATCATGACGATGAGGCGGAGGTTTACCTCAATGGCGAAAAGATAAATGAACAAGGTGGTGCAAACGGCGATCTGCAATATTTTAAACTTAGCGACGAAGCTGTTAGCAAACTCAAAAAAGGCGAAAACGTACTGGCCCTGCATTGTACCAATACAGGCGGCGGCGCATGGCTTGATGCTGGTTTAGCCGATGAGCTAAAACCAACCGATCACGCGGCTTTAGAAACCGCCAAACAAACAAGCGTAACCTTAAACGCTACGCAAACCACTTATACCTTTACCGCAGGCAAAGCCGATCTGCAGCTAACTTTTACTTCTCCGTTGCTGATGAACGACCTGAGTGTTTTATCAAGGCCGGTATCCTATATCAGCTATAAGGTAAAATCAAATGATGGCAAATCGCATGATGTAAAGGTTTATTTAGGCGCTTCGGCAGATGTGGCCCGCAATACTCCTGATCAGGCGGTAACTACCAAACAATACACTACCGGTACCTTGTCTGTTTTAAAGGCAGGTACGGTTGAACAGCCTCTTTTGCAAAAGAAAGGCGATGATGTACGCATTGACTGGGGTTACATGTACGTAGCTGTACCTAAAACAACCAATGCCCAGCAATATGTGAGTACTTCCAAACAATCAGTTAATTCATTTTTTAGTGGCGATACCAAATCTGCAGAAACAGAAGGCAAAAGCCTGGTTTTAAACACCGTAATACCTTTTGGCAAAGTAGGCGCTGCCCCGGTTGAGAAATTTCTGGAACTCGGTTATGATGATATTAACCCGGTACAATACTTCCATACCAACCTAAAACCATGGTGGCAAACTGCCGAAACAAAAACCATTGAACAGGTATTGGCAAAAGCGGCGGTAGAATATCCGGCTATTTTGAAAAAATGCGCCGCCTTCAATACATCTATGTATAAAGATGCCCAGGCTGCGGGTGGTACCGATTATGCCAAACTTTGTGTGCTGGCCTATCGCCAGGCTATAGCCGCCCATATTTTAGTAAAAAGCCCGCAGGGCGAAGTGCTGTTCCTGTCGAAAGAGAACTTCAGCAACGGTTCAATCAATACGGTTGATGTTACTTATCCGTCTGCGCCTTTATTCCTGCTTTACAACCCTAAGCTAATGGAGGGTATGCTTAACGGCATCTTCTACTTTAGCGAAAGCGGCAAATTCGCTCATGATTTCGCGGCACATGACCTGGGTACTTATCCGCTGGCTAATGGTCAAACTTATGGCGAAGGTATGCCTGTGGAAGAATCAGGTAACATGCTGGCCTTAACTGCTGCCATAGTTAAAGCAAATGGTAATAACCCTGAGTATGCTAAAAAACACTGGAAAATATTAACCACCTGGACAAACTATCTGGCCAAAGAAGGTCTGGATCCGGCCAACCAATTATGTACTGATGATTTTGCCGGTCACCTGGCGCGTAATGCCAACTTATCTGCCAAAGCTATTGTAGGCATTGGCTGCTATGCCCATCTGGCTGATTTAATGGGACAAAAAGAAGTTGCCGCTAAATATCGCGCCATGGCTAAAGAAATGGTTGCCAAATGGATGCAAATGGCTGATGCCGGCGATCATTACTCTTTGGTGTTTGATAAAAAGGATACCTGGAGCCAGAAATATAATATCATTTGGGATAAGATATTAAAACTTGACCTGTTCCCGCAGTCGGTTTATGACCGCGAGGTTAAATTTTATCTGACCAAACAACAGAAATACGGTATACCACTGGATAGCCGTAAAACTTATACCAAAAGCGACTGGATTATCTGGACAGCTACTTTAGCAAAAGACAGAAGTGATTTTGAGGCGCTGGCCAACCCGGTTTATAAATATGCCATGGAAACCCCAACCCGCGTACCAATGAGCGACTGGTACGAAACTACCAACGGCAAACAGGTAGGTTTTCAGGCCCGCAGTGTGGTAGGAGGGTATTTTATAAAACTATTACAACAAAAATGGAGCGTTAAATAAGCGATGCTTTTTTACTAAAAAACGCCCCGGCAAATGAACTTGCCGGGGCGTTTTGCTTTGAGTTAATTACTTGGTGGTACCGTCCAGTTGCTGGCATCAAAAACGGGGTTAACTTCCATATTATCATATTGTATGGTGAGTTTCTGCGTGCCGGAAGTTGATACTTCATGAAAGGGGATGGAGATCCCCTGTACCTGTCGCATGTC
This window contains:
- a CDS encoding FAD-dependent oxidoreductase, which codes for MFSKKYKLTVILMLVMPVLYAQPHYDICIYGGTSAGVVAAYVAKKAGKSVIIIESGKHLGGLSSGGLGYTDIGNKYVVTGIAKDFYRRVGNHYGKFEQWIFEPHVAEDIFKAYIAGAKIDVYYEYRLLSVNKTGNEIKSIVVEPSIAGRDLPHKVISASQFIDCSYEGDLMAKAGVSYTVGREANSMYKETYNGVQLLKGHQFPDFIDPYRIKAEPASGLIWGISQGKLASQGSGDDKVQAYNYRICLTNNAANLIPVKRPEGYDSTRYELLARLIEAQPGKRTLNDYFIWSLMPNQKTDINNRNGFSTDMIGNNYTYPEGSYLLRAKYIADLTEYTKGLLYFFGHDSRVPIALRTQMLQWGYPKDEFLDNDHWSHQPYIREARRMLGKYVMTQANCVGKEKALDGIAMAAYTMDSHNCDRLVVNGMVKNEGNVEVGDFPPYPIAYRALVPKDNECKNLIVPVCLSASHIAYGSIRMEPVFMVLGQVAATAASIAIDEKIAVQKVSYLKINSKIKNDLLLDGREPEQIVDNQSKNVVINGNWKTKAGEAYGPDMLYLDSHGKSDETIRFYPQKIRRGKYQLYCYYPALSLAADTIAIKIFDGRALHREVLLKSKIRIEGQTAGEWVPIGTYLFSGKLKPYVEIDNTGSAGLIPADAILFKPYKK
- a CDS encoding MFS transporter, which codes for MIKNNKIMAAVIVASLGYFVDIYDLLLFSIVRIPSLQSLHLTGAKLTDTGLLLLNLQMAGMLAGGIFWGILGDKKGRLSVLFGSICIYSVANIANGFVDSVTGYALWRFVAGVGLAGELGAGITLVAELMPKEKRGYATTVIASVGVSGAIAAYVIAQYFSWRISFFIGGGLGLLLLLLRIGVSESGVFDAAREVANRGNIWLLFNNGKRFRKYLSCILIGVPLWFVVGVLITLSPEFSKVLQVKGTVNAGASVAWCYGGLVVGDIVSGILSQLLKSRVKVVYIFLSITVVALIIFFQLNGVSVQLFYMTCGVLGFSVGYWVIFMTIATEQFGTNIRATVTTTVPNFVRGAVVPMSFLFQLLTSYFKGSIIIAGELLAMLCLSLAILSLRKMKETFGKDLDFQETDKSIKPSQDGRTPLAVVNDRNTY
- a CDS encoding GNAT family N-acetyltransferase; translation: MIKATMNDKALVVNLLSRAFDANQSVNYIIRQDAKRARNIRILMQYSFEVCSRFGDIWLSDDCKACALVLYPHLKRTTLTSLWLDLQLIFKAIDIRNIEKMLEREFMIKSRRPKEPMAYLWFIGVEPDEQRKGIGSWLLQQIFVEAGKKNLPVYLETSVQVNLPWYERFGFEVYNRLFLGYMLYFFKREPAK
- a CDS encoding sigma-70 family RNA polymerase sigma factor, translated to MTRVSDIIISALSDEEIVARIVNGEQHLYENLMRKFNLRLYRISMAIVNDDKEAEDIMQIAYLNAYRQLSNFKHQSSFSTWLTRILINESLLHKKRKLRLQKALMENNYNDYHRQTPLDDLMNKELKNALQKAVSTLPEKYRMVFVMREVQGMSTTETMEVLNLGESNVKIRLTRAKEMLRTELNAYWKPTQLYEFNLVRCDVIVNHVMNVINTNAR
- a CDS encoding DinB family protein — its product is METNAIHQQATQGLEPIISPEALVEHWQGHRRLTRKTIEAFPEDKLFSYSVGGMRPMAGLALEIMDISEDGITGIATGEWKPVAELDHATEKVKFNSKTELLDHWDQITVQINQVWHQIPQQRFQEVDLAFGAYEGKIIDLLLYFIDNEIHHRAQGYVYLRTLGIEPPAFWNRF
- a CDS encoding DUF4268 domain-containing protein — protein: MYSKDEASQIRQAFWTTFGQYIAPQLSADGLKINWINYKTGLKHLSFKMQADNRSAYIAIEIAHPDTGMQELMFQQFQELQTMLHTYLNEEWEWQLHTTDENHKTVSRVIRILPATSIFNKNDWPALISFFKPRIIALDEFWSVAQYRFEMFK
- a CDS encoding aspartate/glutamate racemase family protein, translating into MKTLGLIGGISWVSTAEYYKLINEGINQQLGGLNFVQCIIYSFNYADIVRNNESNNWESTLNMITQASLNLKQSGAEAIVLCANTMHKIADELEQNIQLPVIHIATETAHEIERKGLKTVGLLGTKFTMEFDFFKDKLVQHGIKTLIPGDDDRKFIHHTIADELGKGIFKPETKARYLSIIDELVAAGAEGIILGCTEIPLLISSQDTLVTLFDTVLIHSNAAIKFALGN
- a CDS encoding glutaminase family protein translates to MKRFPLVAGMMLAGLFARAQATKAPAYPLITHNPYFSIWSFSDDLAESTTRHWTGKDQSLLGLIKVDGTVYRFMGKESAEYKTVLAAANETPYTCKYTEADPGKDWADAKFDDSAWKTGTAPFSNEKAAAKTLWTSRDIWVRRTFTIDELNFNKLSLRLHHDDEAEVYLNGEKINEQGGANGDLQYFKLSDEAVSKLKKGENVLALHCTNTGGGAWLDAGLADELKPTDHAALETAKQTSVTLNATQTTYTFTAGKADLQLTFTSPLLMNDLSVLSRPVSYISYKVKSNDGKSHDVKVYLGASADVARNTPDQAVTTKQYTTGTLSVLKAGTVEQPLLQKKGDDVRIDWGYMYVAVPKTTNAQQYVSTSKQSVNSFFSGDTKSAETEGKSLVLNTVIPFGKVGAAPVEKFLELGYDDINPVQYFHTNLKPWWQTAETKTIEQVLAKAAVEYPAILKKCAAFNTSMYKDAQAAGGTDYAKLCVLAYRQAIAAHILVKSPQGEVLFLSKENFSNGSINTVDVTYPSAPLFLLYNPKLMEGMLNGIFYFSESGKFAHDFAAHDLGTYPLANGQTYGEGMPVEESGNMLALTAAIVKANGNNPEYAKKHWKILTTWTNYLAKEGLDPANQLCTDDFAGHLARNANLSAKAIVGIGCYAHLADLMGQKEVAAKYRAMAKEMVAKWMQMADAGDHYSLVFDKKDTWSQKYNIIWDKILKLDLFPQSVYDREVKFYLTKQQKYGIPLDSRKTYTKSDWIIWTATLAKDRSDFEALANPVYKYAMETPTRVPMSDWYETTNGKQVGFQARSVVGGYFIKLLQQKWSVK